In the genome of Deinococcus sp. KSM4-11, one region contains:
- a CDS encoding pitrilysin family protein, which translates to MPDPSTPSATTAQRHTLPGGLTLLLDPDVDAQTVAAGYFVRTGARDETPQEMGVSHFIEHLLFKGSEHVSAADLNARLDDLGGHANAFTSEEATVYHAASLPERTADLLATLTELMRPALRAADIEPERGVILEEIAMYADQPTVRVAEELHADYWGAHPLGYRILGTPETVSALSPDALRRNHHDRYGAGRITLAVTGAIDAAAVLRWAQDTLGTWPGSPPAPPAVPATPAHPGSLRLITDHALSRVQVATAAPGLSITHPLREAASVLADLIGGDSGALYWALIDTGLADSADLSHLDYHDAGIFEGGFSCDPERTQAVLDTYRTILANAADLITPDAVRRAARKHAVSLLLRADTPQDRLFTLGMEYLATGQIVTVPELVARFERLTVQDVQDVLTLCPLDRLSVVALGPLDRLT; encoded by the coding sequence ATGCCTGATCCGTCCACCCCCTCCGCGACCACTGCCCAGCGCCACACCCTACCGGGCGGCCTGACCCTTCTGCTCGACCCGGACGTGGACGCGCAGACGGTGGCCGCCGGGTACTTCGTCCGCACCGGGGCCCGCGACGAGACGCCGCAGGAGATGGGCGTGAGCCACTTCATCGAGCACCTGCTGTTCAAGGGCTCCGAACACGTCAGTGCCGCCGACCTGAACGCCCGCCTGGACGACCTGGGCGGCCACGCCAATGCGTTTACCAGCGAGGAGGCGACCGTGTACCACGCGGCCAGCCTTCCCGAACGCACGGCAGACTTGCTGGCCACCCTGACCGAGCTGATGCGCCCCGCCCTGCGGGCGGCAGACATCGAACCCGAACGCGGCGTGATCCTCGAAGAGATCGCCATGTACGCGGATCAGCCCACCGTGCGCGTCGCGGAAGAACTGCATGCCGACTACTGGGGCGCGCACCCTCTCGGGTACCGGATCCTGGGCACGCCCGAGACGGTCAGCGCCCTGAGCCCCGACGCGCTGCGCCGCAACCACCACGACCGCTATGGGGCGGGGCGCATCACGCTGGCCGTCACGGGGGCCATCGACGCGGCGGCCGTGCTCCGCTGGGCACAGGACACGCTGGGCACGTGGCCCGGTTCCCCGCCTGCGCCGCCTGCTGTGCCCGCCACACCCGCGCACCCGGGCTCGCTGCGCCTGATCACGGATCACGCCCTGAGCCGCGTGCAGGTCGCCACGGCCGCGCCCGGCCTGAGCATCACGCACCCGCTGCGCGAGGCGGCCAGCGTGCTCGCCGACCTGATCGGCGGCGACAGCGGCGCGCTGTACTGGGCCTTGATCGACACCGGCCTCGCCGACAGCGCCGACCTGAGTCACCTCGACTACCACGACGCCGGCATCTTCGAGGGTGGCTTCTCCTGCGATCCCGAGCGCACCCAGGCCGTGCTGGACACCTACCGCACCATCCTGGCGAATGCCGCCGACCTGATCACCCCGGACGCCGTGCGCCGCGCCGCCCGCAAGCACGCCGTGAGCCTGCTGCTGCGCGCCGACACCCCGCAGGACCGGCTGTTCACCCTGGGAATGGAATACCTCGCGACCGGGCAGATCGTGACCGTTCCGGAACTCGTGGCGCGCTTCGAGCGCCTGACCGTGCAGGACGTGCAGGACGTCCTGACGCTGTGCCCGCTGGATCGCCTGTCCGTGGTCGCCCTCGGGCCCCTCGACCGGCTGACCTGA
- a CDS encoding pitrilysin family protein, with translation MPVRSTDAPGVPEPTAPATASLWTLPGGLRVAFERRRTPGFAFDLRLPSGSAHDPVGLEGATGVLEEWLFKGAAGRNARALQDAFDDLGVRRGGGVGLEATRISIGGLAADLGASLALAADVLSRPDLPDSELPILTDLARQDLEALRDSPTDRLAVASRGLAFPRPAGSPFAGFGHPASGTPLGLAALTPAGLRAHLTRFGQAGSVLGLVADLDPQEALATVAARLGDLRAGRSDALPAPYSANIRAHLGDPDAEQTHLSLTAPGVSPGHPDWLPWQVALGALSGGSASRLFHAVREERGLAYAVSASPVILGGQGFLATYAGSTPERAPETLEVLLAELGRLPRGLEAAEFERARSGLHASVTFGAEGLRARAGALTRDVALFGRVRPLAELRAQLAALTLERVNAFLAGYHPVRDLSLVTLGPQELFHA, from the coding sequence GTGCCCGTCCGCTCGACCGACGCTCCCGGCGTCCCTGAACCCACCGCGCCAGCCACGGCGTCGCTGTGGACGCTACCCGGAGGCCTCCGGGTGGCCTTCGAACGCCGCCGCACCCCCGGCTTCGCCTTCGACCTGCGCCTGCCGTCGGGCAGTGCCCACGACCCTGTCGGCCTGGAGGGCGCGACCGGCGTGCTGGAGGAATGGCTGTTCAAGGGCGCGGCGGGCCGGAATGCCCGCGCCCTGCAGGACGCCTTCGACGATCTGGGCGTCCGCCGGGGCGGGGGTGTGGGCCTGGAGGCGACCCGCATCAGCATCGGCGGCCTGGCCGCCGACCTGGGTGCCTCTCTGGCCCTGGCCGCCGACGTCCTGAGCCGCCCAGATCTGCCCGACAGCGAACTGCCCATCCTGACGGATCTGGCGCGGCAGGATCTGGAGGCCCTGCGGGACAGCCCCACGGATCGGCTGGCCGTCGCGTCGCGCGGGCTGGCGTTCCCGCGCCCGGCGGGTTCACCCTTCGCGGGCTTCGGCCACCCGGCCAGCGGCACGCCTTTGGGGCTGGCGGCCCTGACTCCTGCCGGGCTGCGCGCCCACCTGACCCGCTTCGGGCAGGCGGGCAGCGTGCTGGGCCTCGTCGCGGACCTCGACCCGCAGGAGGCGCTGGCGACCGTCGCAGCCCGCCTGGGCGACCTGCGGGCCGGTCGGAGCGACGCTCTACCTGCCCCCTACAGCGCCAACATCCGCGCCCACCTGGGCGATCCCGACGCTGAGCAGACGCATCTGAGCCTCACCGCGCCCGGCGTGTCTCCCGGTCACCCGGACTGGCTGCCGTGGCAGGTCGCGCTGGGCGCCCTGTCCGGCGGCAGCGCCAGCCGCCTGTTCCACGCCGTGCGTGAGGAGCGCGGCCTCGCCTACGCGGTCAGCGCCTCGCCGGTCATCCTGGGCGGCCAGGGCTTCCTGGCCACCTACGCAGGCAGCACTCCGGAACGCGCGCCCGAGACGCTGGAGGTGCTGCTCGCGGAACTCGGCCGCCTGCCGCGTGGCCTGGAGGCCGCCGAGTTCGAGCGGGCCCGCTCCGGCCTGCACGCCAGCGTGACCTTCGGCGCCGAGGGCCTGCGCGCCCGCGCCGGAGCCCTGACCCGCGACGTCGCCCTGTTCGGCCGGGTGCGGCCGCTCGCGGAACTGCGCGCCCAGCTCGCCGCGCTCACGCTGGAGCGGGTCAATGCCTTCCTGGCCGGGTACCACCCGGTGCGCGACCTGAGTCTCGTGACGCTTGGGCCGCAGGAGCTCTTCCATGCCTGA